The Methanomassiliicoccales archaeon genome includes a region encoding these proteins:
- a CDS encoding acyl-CoA carboxylase subunit beta — protein MGEDKVKELREMKKRSRAGGGAERVEMHRNQGKMTARERVDALLDPGSFVELDTFVSHQAYHFGMEKQKMPGDGVVTGRGSIEGRQVFVYAQDFTVFAGSVGRMHAKKICKVIDLAVKTGCPVIGLFDSGGARLQEGVDSLAGYGEVMLRHSLASGIIPQVAMVMGPCAGSGVYAPMLCDFVFMVKDKSYMFMVGPDVIKAVQNETVTFEELGGASVHATRSGSAHFVAEDDMDCIKQVRKLLCYLPSNNLEQSPEKAMGDDPERREDSLDTIIPEDPMKPYDMKEVIRKTVDKGEFLEVQEQFAKNIVIGFARMDSRAVGIVANQPMVLAGTLDANSSLKAARFVRFCDAFNIPIITLVDVPGYMPSVEQENTSLLRDATKLLYAYAEASTPKVTLVTRKAIGGAYCVMSSKHLRSDVNLAWPTAEIAIVGPEGAINIVFKQELIMADDPQEKRDVLISEYRKLYASAFFSAERGYLDDIIEPNNTRMRLIEALQMLDRKREARPAKKHGNMPL, from the coding sequence ATGGGCGAGGACAAGGTCAAGGAACTGCGGGAGATGAAGAAGCGGTCCAGGGCCGGCGGTGGCGCCGAACGCGTGGAGATGCACCGCAATCAGGGCAAGATGACCGCACGCGAGAGGGTGGACGCCCTGCTCGATCCCGGCTCCTTCGTGGAGCTGGACACCTTCGTTTCCCACCAGGCGTACCATTTCGGCATGGAAAAGCAGAAGATGCCCGGCGACGGCGTGGTCACCGGGCGCGGGTCCATCGAGGGAAGGCAGGTGTTCGTCTACGCCCAGGACTTCACCGTCTTCGCCGGCTCCGTGGGCCGCATGCACGCCAAGAAGATCTGCAAGGTCATCGACCTGGCGGTCAAGACCGGCTGCCCGGTCATCGGCCTCTTCGACTCGGGAGGCGCGCGCCTGCAGGAGGGAGTCGATTCCCTGGCAGGCTACGGTGAGGTCATGCTCAGGCACTCCTTGGCCTCGGGCATCATACCTCAAGTGGCCATGGTCATGGGGCCCTGCGCCGGAAGCGGCGTCTACGCCCCCATGCTCTGCGACTTCGTGTTCATGGTCAAGGACAAATCGTACATGTTCATGGTCGGTCCTGACGTCATCAAGGCGGTGCAGAACGAGACCGTGACGTTCGAAGAGCTGGGCGGCGCCAGCGTTCATGCCACCCGCTCCGGTTCGGCACACTTCGTGGCCGAGGACGACATGGACTGCATAAAGCAGGTGCGGAAGCTGCTCTGCTACCTGCCGAGCAACAACCTGGAGCAGTCGCCGGAGAAGGCCATGGGCGATGACCCCGAGCGCAGGGAGGACTCCCTGGACACCATAATCCCTGAGGACCCCATGAAGCCCTACGACATGAAGGAGGTCATCCGCAAGACCGTGGACAAGGGCGAGTTCCTGGAAGTGCAGGAGCAGTTCGCCAAGAACATCGTGATCGGCTTCGCCCGCATGGACAGCCGGGCCGTCGGAATCGTGGCCAACCAGCCTATGGTGCTGGCCGGAACGCTCGACGCTAACTCCTCGCTCAAGGCGGCGCGCTTCGTGCGCTTCTGCGATGCCTTCAACATCCCGATAATCACCTTGGTCGACGTGCCAGGCTACATGCCGAGCGTAGAGCAGGAGAACACCTCGTTGCTCCGGGACGCCACCAAATTGCTGTACGCCTACGCGGAGGCGAGCACCCCCAAGGTGACGCTGGTGACCCGCAAGGCCATCGGGGGCGCCTACTGCGTCATGTCCTCCAAGCACCTGCGCTCCGACGTCAACTTGGCCTGGCCGACGGCCGAGATAGCCATCGTGGGACCGGAGGGAGCGATCAACATCGTGTTCAAGCAGGAGCTGATCATGGCCGACGACCCCCAGGAGAAGAGGGATGTTCTCATCTCCGAGTATCGCAAGCTGTACGCCTCGGCCTTCTTCTCCGCCGAGCGCGGATACCTGGACGACATCATCGAACCTAACAACACCCGTATGCGCCTTATCGAGGCGCTGCAGATGCTGGACCGCAAGCGCGAGGCCCGCCCGGCCAAGAAGCACGGCAACATGCCGCTGTGA
- a CDS encoding biotin--[acetyl-CoA-carboxylase] ligase, with product MLIGRKVLVKEEVESTNQVAKALALEGEPEGTVVTAKHQSGGKGRLGRSWESPEGGVYLSIILRPELPASDLTLLTVLSCLPVAQAIEETCHAVPRIKWPNDVKLEGKKVAGILVEACYRGGEPRFLIMGIGVNLNTQPGDLTSPEAGSLKHICGKELDQEHFLNLLLFKLDDFYSKFKRGERDLSLYERYSESLGQDLEIRLGDQRVKGKGMHLEADGSLVLRSEDGMIYRATSVHEVVPLDRGQVRFETGNVH from the coding sequence ATGCTCATAGGCCGCAAGGTGCTGGTCAAGGAGGAAGTGGAGTCCACTAACCAGGTGGCCAAGGCCCTGGCGCTCGAGGGTGAGCCGGAGGGCACAGTGGTCACCGCCAAGCACCAGAGCGGGGGGAAGGGGCGCCTGGGCCGCAGCTGGGAGTCCCCGGAGGGCGGCGTCTATCTTTCCATCATCCTGCGCCCCGAGCTGCCCGCCTCGGACCTCACCTTGCTGACCGTGCTCTCCTGCCTGCCCGTGGCGCAGGCCATCGAGGAGACCTGCCACGCCGTTCCCCGCATCAAGTGGCCGAACGACGTGAAGCTGGAAGGGAAGAAGGTGGCCGGGATACTGGTGGAGGCCTGCTACCGCGGCGGAGAGCCGCGCTTCCTGATCATGGGCATCGGTGTCAACCTCAACACCCAGCCGGGCGACCTCACCTCGCCGGAGGCCGGCAGCCTCAAGCATATTTGCGGCAAGGAGCTGGACCAGGAACATTTCCTGAACCTGTTGCTGTTCAAGCTGGACGACTTCTATTCCAAGTTCAAACGGGGCGAGAGGGACCTGTCCCTCTACGAAAGGTACTCCGAGTCCCTCGGCCAGGACCTCGAGATCAGGCTGGGCGACCAGAGGGTCAAAGGGAAGGGCATGCATCTGGAGGCCGACGGCTCCCTGGTGCTGCGCTCCGAGGACGGCATGATATACCGCGCCACCTCGGTGCACGAAGTGGTCCCCTTGGACCGGGGGCAGGTCAGGTTCGAAACAGGTAACGTTCATTAG
- a CDS encoding PadR family transcriptional regulator, with translation MMGKVHVYKGNRISPSQLIMMVLLQERPMYGYEVLKSLREKYEGVWEPQTGSVYPALRRLQEHGLLDVKKTEGKDHYSLSEEGSAWLEEKLTALSSGVLYMSRTMEILGLAAKKNRETRAFVPLDEEPLEKQLAIIKEMHEAMQNNLQMIEEHIAELEKEMRN, from the coding sequence ATGATGGGCAAGGTCCACGTTTACAAAGGCAACCGCATCAGCCCCTCGCAGCTGATAATGATGGTCCTGCTGCAGGAGAGGCCGATGTACGGTTACGAGGTCTTGAAATCCCTGCGCGAGAAATACGAGGGCGTCTGGGAGCCGCAGACCGGGTCGGTGTACCCCGCTCTGCGCCGGCTGCAGGAGCACGGTCTGCTCGATGTGAAGAAGACGGAGGGCAAGGACCATTACTCCCTGAGTGAGGAGGGGAGCGCCTGGTTGGAGGAGAAGCTGACCGCCCTGTCCTCCGGTGTTCTGTACATGTCCCGGACCATGGAGATACTGGGCCTGGCCGCCAAGAAGAACCGAGAGACCAGGGCCTTCGTCCCCCTGGACGAGGAACCGCTGGAGAAGCAACTGGCCATCATAAAGGAAATGCATGAAGCGATGCAGAACAACCTGCAGATGATAGAAGAGCATATCGCTGAACTGGAGAAGGAGATGAGGAACTGA
- a CDS encoding ATP-binding cassette domain-containing protein: MEVKDLTKVYNGSIKAVDDISFEVKEGEIFGFLGPNGAGKTTTIKMLTTLLLPTSGLCTVCGYDSVKHPTEVRKSIGLVPQELTVDDDLTGRENMILQSTLYGVDLKLAKERIGELLLLVKLDEAADRMVKTYSGGMRKRLELAEGLIHRPKVLFLDEPTLGLDIQTRTTMWEHIRELKKSSNMTVFMTTHYLEEADSLCDRIGIIDQGKIMAMDTPQALKKSLGGDVISLKVEEEGDFSPTIGAVDGVFSVKKEDGSYRVKVLNGETVTAPLLQEITKMGGKVTYVSLERPNMDQVFLEYTGRSLRDAEQAGSFDKMASARQMRRSR, encoded by the coding sequence ATCGAAGTCAAGGACCTTACCAAGGTCTATAATGGGTCAATAAAAGCCGTGGATGATATATCGTTCGAGGTCAAGGAAGGGGAGATATTCGGATTCCTGGGACCCAACGGAGCTGGGAAGACGACCACCATCAAGATGCTGACCACCCTTTTGTTGCCGACCAGCGGTCTGTGCACCGTCTGCGGTTACGATTCGGTAAAGCATCCGACCGAGGTACGCAAGTCCATCGGCCTGGTGCCCCAGGAACTGACGGTGGATGACGACCTAACGGGGCGTGAGAACATGATTCTGCAGTCCACGCTTTACGGAGTCGACCTCAAGCTGGCCAAGGAGCGGATCGGCGAGCTCCTATTGCTGGTGAAGCTGGACGAGGCGGCCGACCGCATGGTCAAGACGTACTCGGGCGGGATGCGCAAGCGCCTGGAGCTGGCCGAGGGTCTGATCCACCGACCCAAGGTGCTTTTCCTAGACGAACCGACGCTAGGGCTCGACATCCAGACCAGGACGACCATGTGGGAGCACATCCGGGAACTGAAGAAGAGCTCGAACATGACGGTGTTCATGACCACGCATTACCTGGAGGAGGCCGATTCGCTGTGCGATCGCATCGGCATAATCGACCAGGGTAAGATCATGGCGATGGACACCCCTCAGGCGCTTAAAAAGTCCCTGGGGGGCGACGTGATATCGCTGAAAGTGGAGGAGGAAGGGGATTTCTCCCCAACCATCGGTGCTGTCGACGGAGTGTTCAGCGTAAAGAAAGAGGACGGCTCGTACCGGGTCAAGGTGCTCAATGGCGAGACGGTGACCGCTCCGTTGCTGCAGGAGATCACCAAAATGGGAGGCAAGGTCACCTACGTGAGCCTGGAACGCCCTAACATGGACCAGGTGTTCCTAGAATACACTGGAAGGTCGCTGCGCGACGCGGAGCAGGCCGGGAGCTTCGATAAGATGGCGTCCGCAAGGCAGATGAGGAGGTCGAGGTGA
- a CDS encoding ABC transporter permease, with amino-acid sequence MIRETLSLTVRELKHWYRARIQILMTLVQPIIWLGLFGQAFPINMPPAMLNGAPDYMSYMAVGMLAVTALFTCMFSGMSIVWDRRFGFLNKLRAAPIPRGVIPVSRVMASVVRAVISALMVLLIALIFTQIPGLKGLTVTSDFGVLNALGLLFILILLATAFAAIFVAIALTIKQQETLFGVINLLNLPLMFASAALFPISGMPGWLQSVAKLNPLTLAVDGMRQLLFSGSVGIYPLATDIIGLTAFAAVFVTLGILVAMRALKEK; translated from the coding sequence ATGATCCGCGAAACATTATCGCTGACGGTGCGCGAGCTCAAGCATTGGTACCGGGCCAGGATACAGATCTTGATGACGTTGGTCCAGCCGATCATATGGCTCGGACTTTTCGGTCAGGCCTTTCCCATCAATATGCCCCCGGCGATGCTCAATGGCGCGCCGGACTATATGTCGTACATGGCGGTCGGAATGCTGGCGGTGACAGCGCTGTTCACCTGCATGTTCAGCGGCATGTCCATCGTCTGGGACCGACGTTTCGGTTTCCTCAACAAGCTTCGGGCCGCCCCCATACCGCGCGGTGTGATCCCGGTGTCCAGGGTCATGGCCTCGGTGGTCAGGGCGGTCATATCCGCTCTGATGGTGCTGCTGATAGCCCTGATCTTCACGCAAATACCTGGGCTGAAAGGCCTGACGGTCACCTCGGACTTCGGCGTGCTGAACGCGCTTGGGTTGCTGTTCATACTGATACTGCTGGCAACGGCGTTCGCCGCGATATTCGTGGCCATCGCGCTGACCATCAAGCAACAGGAGACCTTGTTCGGCGTGATCAACCTGCTCAACCTCCCGTTGATGTTCGCCTCGGCAGCCCTGTTCCCGATAAGTGGTATGCCGGGATGGCTACAGTCGGTAGCCAAACTGAACCCACTGACCCTGGCGGTTGATGGTATGAGGCAGCTACTGTTCTCCGGTTCGGTGGGGATTTACCCGCTGGCCACGGATATCATCGGTCTTACGGCGTTCGCGGCCGTCTTCGTGACACTAGGAATATTGGTGGCCATGCGCGCTCTGAAGGAGAAATAA
- a CDS encoding DUF1028 domain-containing protein produces MSVPSARSDPKSPFTHTYSIVARDESTGEMGAGVQSHWFSVGTVVPWALAGVGAVVTQSFTNLAFGPRGLELLAEGSSPQEAVERLTEADGGRDYRQLAVLDSRGQAFAYTGRKCVAEAGHRCGKNFSVQANMMLNDTVWGAMAEAFERSEGPLAERILTALEAAESAGGDARGRQSAAIVMVKGQSTGEIWKDRAVDLRVDDHHEPLKEMRRLLQVHRAYESMDAGDAAMEKENMTGALRSYSEAEALFPQNEEMVFWHAVALANNGRLEESLPLFHQVFKRNANWKVLLPRLLPNGMLRLSEEQVRRIIGS; encoded by the coding sequence TTGTCCGTCCCATCTGCCAGATCCGATCCTAAGTCACCGTTCACCCATACCTACTCCATAGTCGCCCGGGACGAAAGCACGGGAGAGATGGGAGCCGGCGTCCAGTCCCACTGGTTCTCTGTCGGTACGGTCGTACCATGGGCCTTGGCCGGGGTGGGAGCGGTGGTGACGCAATCCTTCACCAATCTGGCCTTCGGCCCGCGGGGGCTGGAACTGTTGGCCGAGGGATCGTCCCCGCAGGAAGCGGTGGAGCGCTTGACCGAAGCGGACGGAGGACGGGACTATCGGCAGCTGGCAGTGCTCGATTCCCGCGGGCAGGCCTTCGCCTACACGGGAAGGAAGTGCGTGGCCGAAGCCGGGCACAGGTGCGGCAAGAACTTCTCCGTCCAGGCCAACATGATGCTGAACGATACCGTCTGGGGGGCTATGGCCGAAGCCTTTGAAAGGTCCGAGGGACCGCTAGCGGAAAGAATCCTGACCGCCTTGGAAGCCGCAGAATCGGCCGGCGGGGACGCCCGCGGCCGCCAGAGCGCCGCTATCGTAATGGTCAAAGGCCAAAGCACCGGAGAGATATGGAAGGACCGGGCGGTCGACCTGCGCGTGGACGATCACCATGAACCCTTGAAGGAGATGCGCCGGCTCCTGCAGGTGCACCGGGCCTATGAGAGCATGGACGCCGGGGACGCGGCCATGGAGAAAGAGAACATGACCGGGGCGCTGAGAAGCTATTCCGAGGCCGAGGCGCTCTTCCCGCAGAACGAGGAGATGGTCTTCTGGCACGCGGTGGCCCTGGCCAACAACGGTCGTTTGGAAGAATCCCTGCCGTTGTTCCATCAGGTGTTCAAAAGGAACGCCAACTGGAAGGTCCTGTTGCCACGTCTGCTGCCGAACGGGATGCTCAGGCTGAGCGAGGAGCAGGTCCGACGGATAATCGGTTCGTGA
- a CDS encoding CooT family nickel-binding protein, translated as MCRSTVYMSTGDGVLELMQNAVRLVKEGDMLVILDDVGERLEFHNVRVKEINLLSNNVVLEKE; from the coding sequence ATGTGCCGTTCCACGGTATACATGTCCACCGGAGACGGGGTGCTGGAGCTCATGCAGAACGCCGTCAGGCTGGTGAAGGAGGGCGATATGCTGGTCATCCTGGACGACGTGGGGGAGCGACTGGAGTTCCACAACGTCCGGGTCAAGGAGATTAACCTCCTGAGCAACAACGTGGTCCTGGAGAAGGAGTGA
- a CDS encoding cyclic 2,3-diphosphoglycerate synthase: MKQSKVVIMGAAGRDFHNFNTYFRDNERYKVVAFTAAQTPNIEGRCYPAALAGSLYPQGIPILAEEDLPSIIRKEKVDQVIFAYSDISHAELMHKASWVLSMGADFRMMGNSKITLRANKPVISICAVRTGAGKTQTTRRLCAILKGRGLKVVVVRHPMPYGDLTKHTLQRYGDKSDLDRFDCTIEEREEYEPLIENGVVVYSGIDMELLLKDAEKEADIIVWDGGNNDLPFLESNLHIVLTDPHRPGHEISYHPGEVNLRLANVIIINKVQTADRRNILKVKENIAKYNPKAIVIEAASPIKVDDPSMVKGKRALVVEDGPTLTHGEMAFGAGTIAAEDSGALDIIDPRPYAVGSIKALYDRYRHLGPILPAMGYTDEQIKDMEETINRADCDVVVAGTQVDLRRIMNVNKPIVRVRYELAEIGHPNLEDVIDQELGPILFACHDGSCKVK; encoded by the coding sequence ATGAAACAGAGCAAGGTCGTCATCATGGGCGCGGCTGGGCGCGATTTCCATAATTTCAACACCTACTTCCGGGACAACGAGAGGTACAAGGTCGTGGCCTTCACCGCCGCCCAGACCCCCAATATAGAAGGCCGCTGCTACCCCGCGGCCCTGGCTGGCTCCCTCTATCCACAGGGCATCCCCATACTGGCCGAGGAGGACCTTCCGTCCATCATCCGCAAGGAGAAGGTGGACCAGGTCATATTCGCCTACAGCGACATTTCGCACGCAGAGCTCATGCACAAGGCCTCCTGGGTGCTGTCCATGGGCGCCGACTTCCGCATGATGGGCAACAGCAAGATAACCCTGCGGGCGAACAAGCCAGTGATATCCATCTGCGCCGTGCGCACCGGGGCGGGAAAGACCCAGACCACCCGACGGCTCTGCGCCATATTGAAAGGGAGGGGACTGAAGGTGGTCGTGGTACGGCATCCCATGCCCTACGGCGATCTCACGAAGCACACCCTGCAACGCTACGGGGACAAATCGGACCTGGACCGGTTCGACTGCACCATCGAGGAGCGGGAGGAGTACGAACCGCTCATCGAGAACGGGGTGGTGGTCTATTCCGGCATCGACATGGAACTGCTGCTGAAGGACGCGGAGAAGGAGGCGGACATCATCGTCTGGGACGGCGGGAACAACGACCTGCCGTTCCTGGAAAGCAACCTTCACATCGTCCTCACCGACCCGCACCGCCCCGGGCACGAGATATCCTATCACCCGGGCGAAGTGAACCTGCGGCTGGCGAACGTGATAATAATCAACAAGGTGCAGACAGCCGACCGCCGCAACATACTCAAGGTCAAGGAGAACATCGCCAAGTACAACCCCAAGGCCATAGTGATCGAGGCGGCCTCACCGATAAAGGTCGACGACCCCTCCATGGTCAAGGGGAAGAGGGCGCTGGTGGTCGAGGACGGACCGACGCTCACCCACGGGGAGATGGCCTTCGGGGCGGGGACCATCGCCGCCGAAGACAGCGGGGCCCTGGACATCATTGACCCGAGACCTTATGCGGTGGGGTCCATCAAGGCGCTGTACGACCGTTACAGGCACCTGGGGCCGATACTCCCGGCCATGGGCTACACCGACGAGCAGATCAAGGATATGGAGGAGACCATCAACCGCGCCGATTGCGACGTGGTCGTCGCCGGCACGCAGGTGGACCTCCGCCGGATCATGAACGTCAACAAACCTATCGTCCGCGTGCGGTACGAGCTGGCGGAGATCGGTCATCCCAACCTGGAGGACGTCATCGACCAGGAACTTGGGCCGATACTCTTCGCCTGCCACGACGGCTCCTGCAAGGTCAAATGA
- a CDS encoding DJ-1/PfpI family protein: protein MTETKKDRPRIFYLLYDGYAGFELVFVANNLMNKRTATVGLGKEPCRSLENLWTVVDMDATEVDPDDVDLLVIPGGHPLDIINDPAMKEKVDVLVSLIRAVNKRGGKLAAICGGPRWLAYAGVLDGRRCTHSIDDPGEMFFKTVFTNEYVTVDGNIITGKGQAYPEFAVEMGRQMGIYETEKQAQDGLNWLRDRK, encoded by the coding sequence ATGACAGAGACAAAGAAAGACCGACCCAGGATCTTCTATCTGCTCTACGACGGGTACGCTGGCTTCGAGCTAGTATTTGTAGCCAACAACCTCATGAACAAAAGGACCGCCACGGTCGGCCTCGGCAAGGAACCTTGCCGCTCTCTTGAGAACCTTTGGACCGTTGTCGACATGGACGCCACGGAGGTCGACCCGGACGACGTCGACTTGTTGGTCATACCCGGAGGGCATCCATTGGATATCATCAACGACCCGGCCATGAAGGAAAAGGTCGACGTACTTGTATCGCTGATCAGAGCAGTGAACAAGAGAGGCGGCAAGCTGGCGGCCATCTGTGGCGGACCGAGGTGGCTGGCCTACGCCGGCGTTCTAGATGGACGCAGGTGCACGCACAGCATCGACGACCCGGGAGAGATGTTCTTCAAGACCGTCTTCACCAACGAGTATGTGACGGTCGACGGCAACATCATCACCGGAAAGGGACAGGCTTATCCAGAGTTCGCAGTGGAGATGGGCAGGCAGATGGGTATCTACGAGACGGAGAAGCAGGCCCAGGACGGCCTGAATTGGCTTCGGGACCGTAAGTGA
- a CDS encoding pirin family protein, whose translation MTVSRKVAKTIAGPPTSNGAGVKLIRMFSRDEAKMMDPFLMLDLFGSDRPKDYMAGFPMHPHRGIETVTYMLEGRVDHRDSLGNEGTIGPGDVQWMTAGSGILHEEMPQLGEGRLKGFQLWVNLPHTSKMIPPKYREIKRNDIPISGVKNIFVVVYDGAVKLGEERKDVASGNLALFGPGDKVRMEVGKKAAKFLVVSGVPLREPIAWSGSIVMNTTEELNQALAELEDGSFIRKNR comes from the coding sequence ATGACCGTTTCCAGGAAGGTGGCCAAGACCATCGCCGGTCCACCTACCAGCAACGGTGCCGGTGTGAAGCTCATCAGGATGTTCAGCCGGGACGAAGCGAAGATGATGGACCCCTTCCTCATGCTGGACCTCTTCGGCTCCGACCGCCCCAAGGATTACATGGCCGGTTTCCCTATGCACCCTCACCGGGGCATCGAGACGGTCACCTATATGCTGGAAGGACGCGTGGACCACCGAGACAGCCTGGGGAACGAGGGGACAATCGGCCCCGGGGACGTGCAATGGATGACCGCCGGGAGCGGGATATTGCACGAGGAGATGCCCCAGCTGGGGGAGGGACGGTTAAAAGGGTTTCAGCTGTGGGTGAACCTTCCCCACACCAGCAAAATGATTCCCCCGAAATACCGGGAAATCAAGCGCAACGATATACCTATATCCGGCGTCAAGAACATCTTCGTGGTGGTGTACGACGGGGCGGTCAAGCTAGGCGAGGAGAGGAAGGACGTGGCGTCCGGCAACCTAGCGCTGTTCGGTCCCGGTGACAAGGTCAGGATGGAAGTGGGCAAGAAGGCGGCGAAGTTCCTGGTGGTGTCCGGGGTTCCCTTGCGGGAACCGATCGCCTGGAGCGGGTCAATCGTCATGAATACCACCGAGGAGCTGAACCAGGCCTTAGCCGAACTGGAGGACGGTTCGTTCATCAGGAAGAACAGGTGA
- a CDS encoding tellurite resistance TerB family protein — translation MGLFDKFGSKDEKVKLSKEEAFAGVSLASIAADGVITDEEAHGLYMALLRTKMFSGYNEHQMSSMLNKLINIIKRQGVDALVMMSKESLPEELKATAFAVATDLALADGDIVEEEKKLLTKIQQTLGVPEDEAVKIIEVMMIKSKG, via the coding sequence ATGGGTCTGTTCGATAAATTTGGCTCGAAGGATGAGAAAGTAAAGCTGAGCAAGGAAGAGGCGTTCGCCGGTGTTAGCCTGGCCTCGATCGCGGCTGATGGGGTCATAACCGACGAAGAGGCACACGGACTGTACATGGCGCTCCTGAGGACGAAGATGTTCTCCGGATACAACGAGCATCAGATGTCTTCTATGCTCAACAAGCTAATCAACATCATAAAGCGCCAGGGCGTGGACGCCTTGGTCATGATGTCGAAGGAGTCACTGCCTGAGGAGCTCAAGGCGACCGCCTTCGCCGTGGCTACCGACCTGGCTCTCGCCGATGGGGACATTGTCGAGGAGGAGAAGAAGCTGCTGACCAAGATACAGCAGACCCTCGGCGTCCCGGAGGACGAGGCGGTCAAGATCATCGAGGTCATGATGATCAAGAGCAAGGGCTGA
- a CDS encoding cupin domain-containing protein gives MKKKKGFSENLEKETRNNADFRRVLYTGKFSQLVLMNLKPGEDIGEEVHDTVDQFFRFEEGEGKVVIDGVENLVKDGSGVIVPSGARHNVINTSSKKNLKLYTIYSPPEHIDKVVRHTKADALKEPEEYDGKPTE, from the coding sequence ATGAAGAAAAAGAAAGGATTTTCTGAAAATTTAGAAAAAGAAACAAGGAACAACGCTGATTTCCGTCGGGTCCTTTACACAGGTAAGTTCAGCCAACTTGTTCTGATGAACTTGAAGCCAGGTGAAGATATCGGCGAGGAGGTCCATGATACCGTCGATCAGTTCTTCAGGTTCGAGGAGGGCGAGGGCAAGGTCGTCATCGATGGCGTTGAGAACCTGGTCAAGGATGGCAGCGGGGTCATCGTTCCCTCGGGAGCAAGGCACAACGTGATCAATACCTCCTCAAAAAAGAACCTTAAGTTGTACACCATCTATTCGCCGCCCGAGCACATCGACAAGGTAGTCAGACACACAAAGGCCGATGCGCTCAAAGAGCCGGAAGAGTACGACGGCAAACCTACTGAGTGA
- a CDS encoding fibronectin type III domain-containing protein, translated as MAIDSVAAAQDGDYIYTTGGSPTVATITGYSGAGGSIVIPSTLGVYATAAIGDGAFEYWETITSVTIPSSVTSIGNGAFQYCANLTSVTIPSSVTSIGAWAFAYCTSLTSVTIPNGVTSIGSNAFALCTALTSITIPNSVTSIGGFSFSQCTNLTSMTIGSGVTTIGIAAFSYCTSLTSVAIPGNVTSIGKNAFQYCANLTSISFKGLIPPTNIGVNWILETNAGLLGHAYNRSSFPVPGDYYYGLMMGMYNPVPPQAPTDLSATLDDEQAILAWVAPADNGWNAITSYNVYRSNTENGTYVLVASLSNTTYNDTGLSDGHTYWYKVAAVNVAGEGHQSSVASVVLPESSIISDNMMLILGAVIAIVLLLVVAFLFMRRKK; from the coding sequence GTGGCCATAGACTCAGTGGCCGCTGCTCAGGACGGCGACTATATCTATACAACGGGAGGCAGTCCCACCGTTGCCACGATCACGGGATACTCCGGAGCCGGCGGTTCGATCGTCATCCCCTCCACGCTTGGTGTGTATGCCACAGCGGCCATCGGAGATGGCGCGTTCGAATATTGGGAGACCATCACTTCCGTGACCATACCCAGCAGCGTCACCTCGATTGGGAATGGGGCGTTCCAATACTGCGCCAACCTGACCTCCGTGACCATACCCAGCAGCGTAACCTCGATCGGGGCCTGGGCGTTCGCTTATTGCACCTCTCTAACTTCCGTGACCATACCCAACGGCGTCACCTCGATCGGGAGCAATGCGTTCGCCTTATGTACCGCCCTTACCTCCATCACCATTCCGAACAGCGTCACGTCCATCGGGGGCTTTTCGTTCTCCCAATGCACCAACCTGACATCGATGACCATCGGAAGTGGCGTTACGACCATCGGGATAGCGGCGTTCTCCTACTGCACATCCCTGACCTCCGTGGCCATCCCCGGCAATGTCACCTCAATCGGGAAAAATGCGTTCCAGTACTGCGCCAACCTAACTTCGATATCGTTCAAAGGGTTGATCCCCCCGACCAACATTGGTGTGAATTGGATATTAGAAACCAACGCGGGATTACTGGGTCACGCATACAACCGATCTAGCTTTCCCGTTCCTGGAGACTATTATTATGGATTAATGATGGGTATGTACAATCCCGTCCCTCCCCAAGCTCCCACCGATCTCTCGGCCACTCTGGATGACGAACAGGCGATCCTGGCATGGGTCGCTCCAGCGGACAACGGCTGGAACGCCATCACCAGCTACAATGTCTATCGTTCCAATACCGAGAACGGGACCTACGTCCTTGTGGCCTCGCTCTCCAACACGACCTATAACGATACCGGCCTGAGCGACGGCCATACATATTGGTACAAGGTGGCTGCGGTGAACGTAGCCGGCGAGGGGCACCAAAGCTCTGTGGCCTCAGTCGTCCTGCCCGAATCCAGCATAATCAGCGACAACATGATGCTGATATTGGGGGCAGTGATCGCGATTGTTCTGCTATTGGTTGTGGCGTTCCTGTTCATGCGTCGGAAGAAGTGA